The following coding sequences lie in one Changpingibacter yushuensis genomic window:
- a CDS encoding glycerate kinase — protein sequence MDKISTQRGCVRTTRDVKHPHPILESFDMKFVCAPDSFKESISASDAAAALAQGIHRILPDAECVEIPMADGGEGFTEALADALGARRVSVDLLNALGEQATGTIAVTPDRAVMEVAEAVGIAMVAPERRRIRAMQSFGVGQLILAALDEGVTEILIGLGGSGTNDAGAGMLRALGFVFLDHDGAELDGSPESLTRLARIDTSGADPRLSGVTFRVACDVDNPLLGERGASAIFGPQKGASPEDVRFLDQALRNFADVAGHLDGPALAEGAGAAGGLGYAMVAFLGAELASGIDLVVETVGLKDAIRGADFVFTGEGAMDRQTLMGKTLSGVARVAVPAGVPIVAFAGKLGDGVEELYDHGFVALMPIVDGVTDLAGALAHGRENLANASERATRLLMAGRR from the coding sequence ATGGATAAGATTTCCACTCAACGCGGATGCGTCCGCACCACGCGGGATGTGAAGCACCCGCACCCGATCTTGGAGAGTTTCGATATGAAGTTTGTCTGCGCACCGGATAGTTTCAAGGAATCGATCAGCGCCTCGGATGCTGCGGCTGCATTGGCGCAAGGCATCCATCGCATTCTCCCGGATGCCGAATGCGTAGAAATTCCCATGGCTGATGGCGGCGAAGGATTCACTGAAGCACTCGCTGATGCTCTAGGTGCACGCCGCGTGAGTGTTGATCTGCTCAATGCCCTGGGCGAGCAAGCTACCGGAACCATCGCTGTGACGCCCGATCGCGCGGTTATGGAGGTTGCTGAGGCCGTTGGAATCGCAATGGTAGCACCCGAACGCCGGCGCATTCGGGCCATGCAATCCTTCGGGGTGGGTCAGCTCATTTTGGCCGCGTTGGATGAAGGAGTCACGGAGATCCTGATTGGCTTGGGTGGTTCGGGTACGAACGACGCCGGGGCGGGCATGCTTCGCGCTCTTGGTTTCGTATTCTTGGACCACGATGGCGCTGAGCTGGACGGCAGTCCCGAGTCATTGACTCGGCTGGCACGCATTGACACTTCCGGCGCGGACCCGCGGCTTTCAGGTGTGACGTTCCGGGTTGCTTGCGATGTGGATAATCCGCTCTTGGGTGAGCGTGGTGCTTCAGCCATCTTTGGCCCGCAGAAGGGCGCCTCTCCAGAAGACGTCAGATTCCTAGATCAGGCGCTGAGGAATTTTGCCGACGTGGCTGGGCATCTCGATGGTCCCGCGCTGGCGGAGGGAGCTGGGGCTGCCGGTGGGCTGGGATACGCCATGGTTGCTTTCCTAGGTGCCGAGCTGGCTTCCGGAATTGATCTTGTGGTGGAGACGGTTGGTCTCAAGGACGCCATTCGTGGCGCTGACTTCGTTTTCACCGGCGAGGGCGCAATGGATCGCCAGACTCTTATGGGAAAGACGCTTTCGGGTGTGGCGCGCGTTGCCGTTCCGGCAGGCGTTCCGATTGTGGCGTTTGCCGGCAAGCTTGGTGACGGTGTCGAAGAGCTGTATGACCACGGATTTGTGGCCCTCATGCCGATCGTAGATGGAGTGACAGACTTGGCCGGGGCATTGGCCCATGGTCGGGAAAACCTTGCCAACGCTTCTGAACGTGCAACGCGTTTGCTAATGGCAGGGCGTCGATAG